A stretch of Aedes aegypti strain LVP_AGWG chromosome 2, AaegL5.0 Primary Assembly, whole genome shotgun sequence DNA encodes these proteins:
- the LOC5567129 gene encoding heat shock protein 67B2 isoform X3 — protein sequence MSIATYEEVLDLPNHPEKVLIDVRGADELAATGQIPTSINIPLPTLEQALNLSADEFKAKFGHDKPSPDQEVIFHCKLGGRAQTAADLATRLGYTNARNYKGSWTEWAAKQGL from the exons ATGTCGATCGCTACCTACGAAGAAGTCCTGGATCTCCCGAACCATCCGGAGAAGGTGCTCATCGATGTGCGTGGTGCAGACGAACTTGCCGCCACTGGTCAAATTCCTACCAGCATCAACATTCCAC TGCCAACACTGGAGCAGGCTTTGAACCTTTCGGCTGATGAGTTCAAGGCTAAGTTCGGTCATGACAAGCCAAGTCCGGACCAGGAGGTGATCTTCCACTGTAAACTTGGTGGAAGGGCGCAGACGGCCGCCGATCTGGCTACTCGCCTCGGATACACCAA TGCCCGCAACTACAAGGGATCCTGGACTGAATGGGCTGCCAAGCAGGGGCTGTAA